Proteins encoded by one window of Rhodamnia argentea isolate NSW1041297 chromosome 6, ASM2092103v1, whole genome shotgun sequence:
- the LOC115752231 gene encoding sm-like protein LSM8 translates to MSTGPGLDSLVDQTISVITNDGRNIVGVLKGYDQATNIILDESHERVYSTKEGVQQLVLGLYIIRGDNISVVGELDEELDSNLDLSKLRAHPLKPVIH, encoded by the exons ATGTCAACTGGCCCTGGACTCGATTCTCTCGTTGACC AAACAATATCGGTCATTACAAATGATGGGCGTAACATTGTG GGGGTCTTAAAGGGCTATGACCAGGCAACAAATATCATTCTTGATGAATCTCATGAACGTGTTTACTCCACAAAG GAAGGCGTGCAGCAACTAGTGCTTGGTCTTTACATAATAAGGGGTGATAACAT AAGCGTTGTTGGAGAACTAGATGAAGAGCTTGATTCCAATCTGGACTTGTCCAAGCTGAGAGCTCATCCCCTTAAGCCTGTAATTCATTGA